Genomic window (Caldinitratiruptor microaerophilus):
CTCGGGCCACAGGCTTCCTCGGGGCCGGTACCCCTCCTGTCGCCTGCGGAGGTCAGCGGGGCGCCGGGCCGGAGTCATCGTGGTTCCCAGCGTTCGCCAGACCCCCGCCGCCCGCGTGAGCATCCGGGCCAAGCGTGGCGATGCCCATCGCCGCGAAGTCCTCGTCGAACGCGAACGCGGCCCGGCAGACGTGCAGGCGAACGACCTCGAAACTGACACGGTCGACGAGGCTCACACCACGCCGGCCAGAGGCGATGGTCGCCGCGAGCGCGCGCTCGTGAAGCGCCTCGTCGACCCAGACGACGGTGACGAGCGGCAGGAGGGCGTCCCGCAGCGCGCGGACCGCCTCGAGGCCAAGGCGTCGCTGGACCAGGGCGACGGTCTCCACGAGCACGTAGTTGTGGGTGAGCAACGGTTCGCGCCGGTGCCGCAGCTCGAGCCACGTGGCACGAGCCCGGGCGTGGTTGGCGTCGTCGCGGTCGAGCAGCGCGTAAAGCGCCGAGGTGTCGACGAAGACGCTCACGACGAGAAGGCCTCGTCCAGATGGAGGTCATGCTCGACGGAGACGTTCCGCTGCCCTGAGGCAAACCGGCCGATCACGGCCAGCGCCCGGGCGTCCAGCTCCCCCTCGTCGGCAGCACCCGCCTGCTGCATGTATCGCTCGACGGCCTCGCGGACGA
Coding sequences:
- a CDS encoding type II toxin-antitoxin system VapC family toxin; protein product: MSVFVDTSALYALLDRDDANHARARATWLELRHRREPLLTHNYVLVETVALVQRRLGLEAVRALRDALLPLVTVVWVDEALHERALAATIASGRRGVSLVDRVSFEVVRLHVCRAAFAFDEDFAAMGIATLGPDAHAGGGGLANAGNHDDSGPAPR
- a CDS encoding ribbon-helix-helix domain-containing protein, with protein sequence MVRTQIQLTEEQAARLRRLAAHRGVSMAEIVREAVERYMQQAGAADEGELDARALAVIGRFASGQRNVSVEHDLHLDEAFSS